In Paenibacillus sp. G2S3, a single window of DNA contains:
- a CDS encoding ABC transporter ATP-binding protein has product MQQRTTEIISSPEAHTAAPPALEVSGISKSFTHRRRETNVLNNVSLKVEQQEFVSIVGPSGCGKSTLFHMIGGLVKPDAGTILMNGKVVTGQRGEISYMPQQPALFPWRTIEDNVLLAGEIKGALHDGAREEARQWLAKVGLSGFEHAYPHMLSGGMQQRAAFLRALLAPQELMLLDEPFSALDALTRSEMQRWLLELWEENRRSVLFITHNIEEALLLSNRIYVFSGRPGSILHTVDVPFPRPRRDEITDSPEFLKLKRQLSQWMREEQAKSGKQPSE; this is encoded by the coding sequence ATGCAACAAAGAACAACTGAAATCATAAGCTCTCCTGAAGCTCATACTGCTGCACCACCTGCTCTTGAAGTAAGCGGCATCTCCAAGTCCTTCACCCATCGTCGCCGTGAGACGAACGTGCTGAACAACGTTTCTCTTAAGGTAGAGCAGCAAGAGTTCGTTTCAATTGTTGGTCCTTCCGGCTGTGGAAAAAGCACCTTATTCCATATGATCGGCGGTCTTGTGAAGCCAGATGCGGGAACGATCCTCATGAACGGTAAGGTCGTTACGGGACAACGTGGTGAGATTAGTTATATGCCGCAGCAGCCTGCACTTTTTCCTTGGCGGACGATTGAAGACAATGTACTGCTCGCGGGTGAAATCAAAGGTGCACTGCATGATGGAGCTCGTGAGGAAGCACGACAATGGCTGGCCAAAGTTGGCTTGAGCGGGTTTGAACATGCTTATCCGCATATGCTGTCTGGTGGGATGCAGCAACGTGCTGCTTTTCTCAGAGCATTGCTCGCTCCGCAGGAGCTGATGCTGCTCGATGAACCTTTCAGCGCACTGGATGCACTAACTCGCAGTGAAATGCAGCGCTGGCTGCTCGAATTGTGGGAGGAAAATCGCCGATCCGTGCTGTTCATTACCCATAACATCGAAGAAGCGTTGCTGCTCTCGAATCGTATTTATGTATTCTCGGGTCGCCCCGGCTCTATTTTACATACTGTAGATGTACCGTTTCCGCGTCCGCGCCGTGATGAGATTACAGATTCACCGGAATTTCTTAAACTCAAACGCCAGCTGTCACAATGGATGCGAGAAGAACAAGCTAAAAGCGGAAAGCAGCCTTCTGAATAG
- a CDS encoding ABC transporter permease, protein MRSTWKLIWPPLVAVVFFLTVWQLSVSLFHIESWILPSPADIARESTSNASGLWVHTMATLRLTLIGFPIGTGVGLIVALLLHLLPWAKRAFYPLIILSQNVPSIALGPLLIIWFGFGLLPKIVLITLVCFFPVAVAAMGGLSQSDQVMMNYMKMAGASKWQIFTKLELPSSIPALFSGVKISATYAVMGAVVAEWIGADKGIGYYMLLQKSAYRTDRMFVAIVIIVLLSLVLFAIIALLEKWLVRWKPRRSS, encoded by the coding sequence GTGAGATCGACCTGGAAGCTAATATGGCCGCCCCTTGTGGCGGTCGTCTTCTTTTTAACTGTATGGCAGCTATCTGTATCTCTATTCCATATCGAATCATGGATTCTTCCGAGTCCTGCTGACATTGCTCGCGAATCTACCAGTAACGCTTCTGGTCTTTGGGTTCATACGATGGCTACGCTGCGACTCACTTTAATTGGTTTTCCGATTGGTACAGGTGTAGGCTTGATTGTTGCTCTACTTTTGCATCTTTTGCCTTGGGCCAAACGGGCTTTTTATCCACTCATTATTCTGAGTCAAAATGTTCCTTCTATCGCACTCGGACCGCTGCTTATCATCTGGTTCGGCTTCGGTCTTTTGCCCAAAATCGTGCTGATTACGCTGGTATGCTTCTTCCCGGTAGCTGTCGCTGCAATGGGCGGCTTGTCTCAAAGTGATCAGGTCATGATGAATTATATGAAAATGGCGGGCGCAAGCAAGTGGCAAATCTTCACCAAGCTGGAGCTTCCGTCTTCTATCCCGGCACTATTCTCAGGTGTAAAGATATCCGCCACCTACGCAGTTATGGGAGCCGTGGTCGCAGAATGGATTGGCGCGGATAAAGGGATTGGCTATTATATGCTCCTCCAGAAATCCGCTTATCGAACGGATCGGATGTTTGTTGCTATTGTTATTATTGTACTTTTAAGTCTCGTGCTTTTTGCTATTATCGCATTGTTGGAAAAATGGTTAGTCCGCTGGAAACCGCGCCGTAGCTCATAG
- a CDS encoding RidA family protein — MHKEIVITTDAPDAIGPYSQAVKLGNVLYTSGQLGLDPVSGTFPATVEEQTERSLLNVKALLEAAGTSMDQVIKTTVFLKDMNDFLKVNEIYGRFFSQPYPARSAVEVARLPKDGLVEIEVIAYIP; from the coding sequence ATGCATAAAGAAATTGTAATAACAACGGATGCACCGGATGCAATTGGACCTTATTCTCAAGCTGTAAAGCTTGGGAACGTCCTATATACTTCAGGACAACTCGGACTAGACCCGGTTAGTGGGACTTTTCCTGCTACGGTTGAGGAACAGACGGAACGGTCGTTGCTGAATGTCAAAGCCCTACTGGAAGCGGCGGGTACAAGCATGGACCAGGTAATTAAGACGACCGTTTTCCTAAAGGATATGAATGATTTTCTTAAGGTGAACGAGATTTATGGAAGGTTTTTTTCTCAGCCATACCCTGCTCGCAGCGCTGTTGAAGTAGCACGTCTGCCTAAGGATGGGCTCGTAGAAATTGAAGTTATAGCTTATATACCATAA
- a CDS encoding ABC transporter substrate-binding protein — translation MQLKKALMLSLICMLILAIAGCGSNNGNTAGNKGNAAESNAATGSNAPKELTKVKVALDWTPNTNHTGLYVAKDLGYYAEEGLDVEIVQPGAAGSDTMVTSGEAAFGISAQEGLTLARLQGVPLVSIAAIIQHNTSGFAAPVDRNIKSPKDFEGKTYGGWGSPAEEAAMKAIMDPVGGDVKKVKLISIGEADYFTAVKRDIDFAWIFYAWTGIEAELRGEPLDMLYLKDYAPQLDYYTPVLTTSEKQITENPDLVKAFLKATSKGYQYAIDHPEEAAATLSKAVPDLDTELVLASQKWLSPKYKDDAPRWGEQKTEVWQNYGDWMYDLKLLDKPLDAASAFTNDFLPAE, via the coding sequence ATGCAACTCAAAAAAGCACTCATGCTGAGCCTCATCTGTATGCTCATTCTTGCGATTGCTGGATGCGGCAGCAACAATGGGAATACAGCCGGAAACAAAGGAAATGCTGCGGAATCGAATGCAGCGACCGGATCAAATGCTCCGAAAGAGCTTACCAAAGTTAAGGTTGCACTGGATTGGACACCGAATACGAACCACACCGGTCTATACGTAGCCAAGGATCTTGGTTATTACGCGGAAGAAGGTCTGGATGTAGAAATCGTTCAACCTGGCGCCGCGGGTTCCGATACCATGGTTACTTCTGGCGAAGCTGCTTTTGGGATCAGCGCTCAGGAAGGATTGACTCTAGCCCGTCTACAAGGCGTTCCCCTTGTCTCGATTGCAGCCATTATTCAGCATAATACTTCGGGATTCGCCGCTCCAGTAGACCGCAATATTAAATCACCAAAAGATTTTGAGGGTAAAACCTACGGCGGTTGGGGCTCTCCTGCTGAAGAAGCAGCCATGAAGGCGATCATGGACCCTGTTGGTGGCGATGTGAAAAAGGTGAAGCTAATCAGTATTGGGGAAGCAGATTATTTTACAGCCGTAAAACGCGACATTGATTTCGCTTGGATCTTCTACGCATGGACCGGTATTGAGGCTGAACTGCGTGGTGAACCTCTGGATATGCTGTACTTAAAGGATTATGCGCCTCAGCTTGATTATTACACGCCTGTGCTAACAACGAGCGAGAAGCAGATCACAGAGAATCCAGATTTGGTGAAGGCTTTCCTGAAAGCTACATCAAAAGGGTATCAGTATGCTATTGATCATCCGGAAGAGGCAGCCGCTACATTATCTAAAGCTGTGCCTGATCTAGATACCGAGCTTGTCCTAGCTAGCCAAAAATGGCTCAGCCCGAAATACAAGGACGATGCACCCCGCTGGGGCGAGCAAAAAACCGAGGTCTGGCAGAATTACGGCGACTGGATGTATGATCTGAAGCTGCTGGATAAACCGCTGGATGCAGCTAGTGCATTCACGAATGATTTTTTACCGGCGGAGTAG
- a CDS encoding flavocytochrome c produces MKKTSSAALILILSGMLVIAGCGNSNSNTTASSNGNENKSKVNETVNNDKAEAVSGASEASYTPMDQLKDNYDIVIVGAGGAGMSAALEAKAKGLNPVILEKMPVAGGNTSKSSSGMNASQTKFQKEQGIKDSNDLFYEETLKGGHDTNDKEMLRFFVDNSASAIDWLDSIGIRLNNITITGGMNEKRTHRPEDGSAVGQYLVKGLVKNVQEKEVPLFVNADVKEITQKDGKVDGVKVLFNQADEKTITAKAVVVTTGGFGADMDMISKVRPDLEGYVTTNQIGSTGDGIKMIEALGGTTVDMDQIQVHPTVQQEKSYLIGEAVRGEGSILVNSEGTRFVNELTTRDKVTEAINALPEKAATLVFDSGVKSRVKAIEQYDKMGFVIQADTIEALAKEIGVPADKLKSTLDTWNSAVKNKNDAEFGRTTGMDNDLSTGPYYAIKIAPGIHYTMGGVKINTNTEVLNKDGAAIPGLFAAGEVTGGLHGQNRIGGNSVAEIIIFGRQAGIKSAEFVQAQ; encoded by the coding sequence ATGAAGAAGACATCAAGTGCTGCTCTTATTCTCATTCTCTCTGGCATGCTCGTGATCGCAGGCTGCGGTAACAGTAATAGCAACACTACAGCTAGTAGTAATGGCAACGAGAACAAGAGTAAGGTCAATGAGACGGTTAACAATGATAAAGCTGAAGCCGTATCAGGCGCATCAGAGGCTAGCTACACACCAATGGATCAATTAAAAGATAATTATGATATCGTTATTGTTGGTGCTGGTGGTGCGGGAATGTCTGCTGCACTGGAAGCTAAGGCTAAAGGCTTGAACCCGGTTATTTTAGAAAAAATGCCGGTTGCAGGCGGTAATACAAGTAAATCTTCGTCGGGGATGAACGCTTCTCAAACGAAATTCCAAAAAGAACAAGGCATTAAAGACAGCAATGATTTGTTTTATGAAGAGACACTAAAAGGCGGCCACGACACGAACGATAAAGAGATGCTTCGCTTCTTTGTGGACAATTCTGCAAGTGCTATCGATTGGTTGGATTCGATCGGCATCAGACTGAACAATATCACAATCACAGGCGGTATGAACGAAAAACGTACCCACCGTCCAGAAGACGGCTCTGCGGTAGGCCAATATCTTGTCAAAGGATTGGTTAAGAACGTACAGGAAAAAGAAGTTCCATTGTTTGTGAATGCAGATGTGAAGGAAATTACCCAAAAAGACGGTAAGGTTGACGGAGTAAAGGTACTCTTTAACCAGGCCGATGAAAAAACCATTACAGCGAAGGCAGTTGTTGTAACAACTGGCGGTTTCGGTGCCGATATGGATATGATCTCTAAAGTCAGACCTGATCTGGAAGGATACGTTACGACTAACCAGATCGGCAGCACCGGCGACGGTATCAAGATGATCGAGGCACTAGGTGGAACCACCGTTGATATGGATCAAATCCAGGTTCACCCTACAGTTCAACAAGAGAAATCTTATCTGATCGGGGAAGCTGTTCGCGGCGAAGGTTCTATCCTCGTGAATAGCGAAGGTACACGGTTCGTAAACGAATTGACTACACGTGATAAAGTTACCGAAGCGATCAATGCACTTCCTGAAAAGGCGGCTACTCTTGTCTTTGATTCCGGCGTCAAATCACGCGTTAAAGCAATTGAACAATATGATAAAATGGGCTTCGTAATCCAAGCGGATACCATCGAAGCATTGGCGAAAGAAATCGGCGTTCCAGCGGATAAGCTAAAATCGACACTTGATACTTGGAACAGCGCGGTTAAGAACAAGAACGATGCTGAATTTGGCAGAACCACAGGGATGGACAACGACTTGTCCACAGGTCCTTATTACGCAATTAAGATCGCACCAGGGATCCACTACACCATGGGCGGTGTGAAGATCAATACGAACACAGAAGTATTAAATAAAGACGGTGCTGCTATTCCTGGTCTGTTTGCAGCAGGTGAAGTTACAGGTGGATTGCACGGTCAAAACCGGATCGGCGGTAACTCTGTAGCAGAGATCATTATTTTCGGCCGTCAAGCAGGGATTAAATCTGCTGAGTTCGTACAAGCGCAATAA
- a CDS encoding MTH1187 family thiamine-binding protein, protein MANTLLSIQVIPKTPNNEDSIPYVDKAIEVIQKSGVKHQVNPLETTMEGELSELLEVVRQMQEALIEAGSPSVISQIKIAHNPTGISMDKLTEKYRP, encoded by the coding sequence GTGGCTAACACATTATTAAGCATTCAAGTAATTCCTAAGACTCCAAACAATGAGGACTCCATCCCCTACGTAGATAAAGCGATTGAAGTTATTCAGAAGTCCGGCGTTAAACACCAAGTGAATCCGCTGGAAACCACTATGGAAGGTGAGCTTAGCGAGCTGCTGGAGGTTGTGCGTCAAATGCAGGAGGCGCTAATCGAAGCAGGTAGTCCAAGCGTGATTTCGCAGATCAAAATCGCTCATAATCCTACCGGAATCAGCATGGATAAATTGACGGAGAAATATCGGCCGTGA
- a CDS encoding MFS transporter, whose product MKKLIWIGCLSYFVIGLAHVVLGSILPVLLKHYDQNYSAGGQLIFSQFAGFLAGVLVSPLLNRRFGKRGGIIIATALLLTAEIAYAFLPPWGWMYVIAVAAGFGFGMIEAVIGTIIIGAVTEGTAIAMSRLEVLFGIGALVMPLIASPLIATGAWRLAFLIVAGFSLISLILWGRGHFGNLQRILDERAPRKVSVTSHSSQSSTQLPYKGKQWILLGIFILFFFLYVGTEMSLVNFMPAIFIAKLGMTESAAALTVTFFWLAMSTGRLFAGVIAEKISYRVYILSSCLLTLLLLTLFPFTENRVAAFIVILLLGLFMSGIFSIALVFSSKMLPGAEESTPSIMIAAGGVGGALLPLFMGWSMDHLKVAQTAGLLAGFAAFLFLLSIAAWRFQSRQAVQRKSSSI is encoded by the coding sequence GTGAAAAAACTGATCTGGATTGGCTGTCTTTCCTACTTTGTCATTGGACTTGCTCATGTAGTGCTGGGATCTATTCTTCCCGTTCTGTTAAAGCATTATGACCAAAATTATAGTGCCGGCGGGCAATTAATTTTTAGTCAATTCGCTGGTTTTCTTGCTGGTGTGCTTGTCTCTCCCCTACTCAATCGCCGTTTTGGCAAACGTGGAGGCATCATTATCGCCACCGCTCTTCTCCTGACCGCTGAAATTGCGTATGCTTTTCTACCACCTTGGGGATGGATGTATGTCATCGCTGTTGCGGCTGGCTTTGGTTTCGGCATGATCGAAGCCGTCATCGGCACCATCATTATCGGAGCTGTGACAGAAGGAACCGCTATTGCGATGAGCCGACTTGAAGTCCTATTTGGGATAGGAGCACTCGTAATGCCTCTTATCGCCAGTCCGCTCATTGCTACCGGAGCATGGAGATTGGCATTTCTAATTGTCGCTGGCTTCTCATTAATTTCCCTCATTCTCTGGGGAAGAGGCCATTTTGGGAATCTGCAGCGCATACTAGACGAGCGAGCCCCTCGCAAAGTCTCAGTAACTTCGCATTCCTCGCAGTCCAGCACACAGCTTCCGTATAAAGGGAAGCAATGGATTCTGCTGGGCATCTTCATCCTTTTCTTCTTTCTCTATGTAGGTACAGAGATGAGTCTGGTCAACTTTATGCCCGCCATCTTTATCGCCAAGCTAGGGATGACGGAATCTGCGGCGGCGCTGACAGTCACTTTCTTTTGGCTAGCTATGTCTACGGGAAGACTGTTTGCTGGAGTGATCGCAGAGAAAATTTCTTATCGCGTGTACATTTTGAGCAGCTGTTTACTGACCTTGTTACTGCTGACTCTTTTTCCGTTCACGGAGAATCGAGTGGCTGCGTTCATTGTCATTTTACTGCTTGGGCTATTTATGTCTGGTATTTTCTCCATTGCTTTAGTCTTCTCCAGCAAGATGCTGCCAGGAGCCGAAGAGTCGACACCTAGTATAATGATCGCTGCTGGAGGTGTCGGTGGAGCCCTGCTGCCCCTATTCATGGGCTGGTCTATGGACCATCTAAAAGTGGCACAAACCGCTGGGTTACTTGCCGGTTTTGCCGCCTTTTTGTTCTTGCTGAGCATTGCCGCATGGAGATTCCAATCCAGGCAAGCAGTGCAAAGAAAGAGTTCCAGTATTTAG
- a CDS encoding pyridoxamine 5'-phosphate oxidase family protein gives MDNKQLEQLIIKALDNNKFGSFGTIEGGNKPKVRYMAIFHEGLKIYLATNRKTHKVEELSDNPNTFLLLGYESGGSKEVLEIEATAAVSMDEGLRTKVWNKELEPWFTGPDDPNYVILELTPTRIEYIGSNKEHGVWTP, from the coding sequence ATGGATAACAAACAACTAGAACAACTCATTATTAAGGCACTGGATAATAACAAGTTCGGTTCCTTCGGTACGATCGAAGGAGGAAACAAACCCAAAGTTCGTTACATGGCTATTTTCCATGAAGGATTGAAAATTTATTTAGCTACGAATCGGAAGACGCATAAGGTAGAAGAATTATCAGATAATCCGAATACATTTTTGCTACTTGGCTATGAGTCAGGTGGAAGCAAAGAGGTGCTGGAGATTGAAGCAACTGCTGCTGTCTCTATGGATGAAGGACTGCGCACGAAGGTGTGGAATAAAGAGCTTGAGCCGTGGTTTACTGGACCCGACGACCCTAATTATGTGATTCTTGAGCTTACTCCAACACGTATCGAGTACATCGGTAGTAATAAAGAGCATGGTGTTTGGACTCCCTAA